The following is a genomic window from Solanum lycopersicum chromosome 6, SLM_r2.1.
AGGATGATATGCCAGTTAATGAAAGCAAGAAAAACAGATTTGAGCTACCATCTGGGAATGAGTTGGATAATGAATGAAGAGATACATCACAATGAATATCTTTTTTGATGGCGGATAGAGTCACTTGGTACTCATACTAGAGAACGTGCATGCTCCCGCACCGCTGGCTCGAGCTCCACATGGACTTGTATTAGTGAGACATGCATGCATAAACGCGGAAGCTGGCTCGAGCTCAACCGTGTTATCAGGAGAAGGAATTGATTTTGTACCATCCAGCATTGGATCTCACGATGAAAATTCTGGACCAGTTGTTGCAAAGTAGGTACTGACCTGTTAGCTAGGCCATCGTTATCACATATCAAACACATATTTAGTAGATCTAAAATGGCTTTAAAATTAAGTCACTTTTTTTGTTCCAGTAGTTAGTTGGGATCCATTAAGTTGCTATTTCAATGTCAATATCAATTTCACGTATCGTCCatcaaatgacaaaaataaatttcaccCCTAAAAAGAAACCTTATCAATCCAGTGACCCTTTTAGAAAAGGTCGACTAAGAGCAAGTTCAATATTTAATCTCAATTCAAATATCGAttcaaaatttacatatttccTTTATCGTATATAGAAATTCAACTAGATAGTAATAGGAACATAATTTGAACTTGTGGTAGAGGTTTAAAGTTGACATAGGTTTTAACTGTATGATAACAATTTCAGCACACTTAtaagaataatataattaaaatttgtataacttTCAAAGTCAActaattctaattatttatttttaaagttaaaaaaaaaaactaattttaattGTGCCCATCCACTCTCAAATTAATACGTAATATACCAAAGAAAGATTTGGTATTAATGTACTAAATGTTTGTATGTTAAAAGAGGAACTAGTCTCTCGTGTctactttaaaatttaaatcttatgTTATTTAAATAGAATCTCGATATTATTTTGTAGTGATTTCATGGAAAATTAATcataacttaaattaaaatatatattagtattatgtaaaaagatttttttatagcggatcataaaattaaatttctccTACATTTTGGGAAGTTGAGTACATGTAAATATTATGTAAAAGAAATTCCATCATAATTTGTTGTTAAGAAAATTTAGGAATGGgaataaagaatgaaataaatgaaagataGTAAACAAGTCAGTTGAACgaacttaatttaattttatatcaaagtCAAAATTAATTGGCTTTTAACaactataattattaattaatgtctatatgtatgtatatataaataaatatgtacacaacttatgaatatagaaatttcagtttcaaaatttaaaatttgcggacaaataaaaaaaccaGTGAAGGGTCCTGTACGTTATTTCCAATGGTACACAATAGTAGTAGCTTAACAACTAAGCCTATAAagtaaaaagagtaaaaatttatccgtgtcaaatatttatatataaagttatctaaaaaattaaatacatatattttatagtataaagttaaattaaatagcATTAATTAAAacgaataaattatttaaatagcTGGATAATTTTCTTCCTTTATGTGTATTCGGTGGGGTCTTCCCAAAAAACAAAATTCATCGTTTCTCTGTGCTTGTACACTTTCACGCATAAATATATTCACATACTTTTTATCGGtgtttcatttttatcatttttgctctCTGCAATTCAAAATAGCTAGGGTTTTTGTCTCTTCTCGAGTGTGTGAGAAGAGAGAGGAAAAATGGGGCAACAATCGTTGATCTACAGCTTCGTTGCGCGAGGAACGGTGATTCTCGCTGAGTATACTGAGTTCACTGGAAATTTTACCAGTATTGCATCGCAGTGCCTTCAGAAACTCCCTGCTTCCAACAACAAGTTCACCTATAACTGTGATGGACATACTTTTAACTACCTCGTCGATGACGGCTtcagtgagtttttttttttttttcattttctcgcTTTTCCTCTTGTGTGTTTGTTCTGATCTGTAAGTCGACTGGTTTTTATCTGATCTGTTATCTATGATTATCTGCTTTTTTGATCTGACAGTTTAAATTTATCGATCAGTTCCATTTTCATCTGAATCACTACTGCTGTGATGTTGACTGTATTAGATCTTAGTCATACTGATAAGTGGTCAATTCCCAGGCGTTGAGTTTGAATTGaagcaattttttttggtttagatCTCTTTTATTTTGTGAACTATTTGCAAAAAATAAGGATATTTTAAGAGAACTAGAGGATAAGGACTTGTATGGGAGATCCTGCAATCATTGTCTGTGCTTTTTTTgcttgattcttttttttttttgtaattcgATTTGTTTTGGTGTTGTTTCTTTGTTTGCTTAGCACCGCGGATGACAATGCATCTTTGATTCATTCTGTTGGAAATACCAGGactttaaacattattttacttGTCTCAACATGGATGTTTAgaacctttttatttttgagatgaCACCCAGGCTAGGTTGCTTGTCTAATTTGTGATCTTCCTGTGAGAGATCCATGAAATCAAATCGCGAATTTTGCTCAGCCGTCTTAAGTTTAGCATGTTGGATGACTCGGATCGCTAACTTTTATGGAGGCTAAATAGTGTGTAATTCTACATAGTATATGAATTATTAAGTCTATTTTTCACAGATTGTTTCACTTGTTGTATCTGGGAAATTATTGAGCTGTCTGAGTATCATGTTGGATATGCTTATTATTGAAAGATGATACAAGGAAATAATTTTGAAACAACTTTGtaaagtatttattttcttaGGATACTAGTGTGCATTCACCTCTGTACTTAAAATTATGATTGCTATCTGGCAATCTGATATATATGCGCCATTGTCATGTTCTTTGTGTTTTGGCGTTTGTAAAGCTAATGGGCTTTATTTTGTTCAACCAGCATACTGTGTTGTAGCTGTGGAGTCTGTTGGCAGACAGGTCCCAATCGCATTTCTGGAGAGAGTTAAGGATGATTTTACCAAGAAATATGGTGGAGGCAAAGCTGCTACAGCTGTTGCTAACAGCTTGAACAAGGAGTTTGGGTATTTTGGCTTTTCCCTTTTCATTCTCTACTACTACTACTGTTTCTTAGTACGAATACTGATATCTGAAGACCATGATTATAACTACAGGCCCAAAATAAAGGAGCAGATGCAGTACTGTGTTGATCATCCAGAGGAAATCAACAAGCTTGCAAAGGTGAAGGCTCAGGTTTCGGAAGTTAAAGGTGTGATGATGGAAAACATTGAGAAGGTAAGCATATTCCCTCTGTactatagtattatttttaaagactTGTTATCCTGATGTGGGACTAGAAAACATTGAGCTTTAAAGAAACTGTATTGCAGTTTGTTACTGAGAATTGTGGTCTTGCAGGTCCTGGATCGTGGGGAGAAAATTGAACTTTTGGTGGATAAAACTGAGAACCTTCGTTCACAGGTTTGAATGCTGTGAAATTCTCTCTTTTGAAAAGTTGATGACAAAGCTCTTATTGCCAGTTATATGAATAAGAGCTGCTAGaatacttttttgaaaaaaaaatttgatagaaCTTATCTGATTGCCTGCTACTTTGCTAGTTTTAGCAAATTGGAAGTGGTCTACAGATATTCGGTTACTTGCTGAATTTGATGTGGTAATGATGCAACTTTCGATATACACTTGATTTGCGTCCGTTGTTCTACACTTGTATGGTTTGCTAATTATCACTTGGTCGACACCACTGTGAAGTCCGTCGGTCAAAACTCAGGCTATGGTCTTCTCCTTAAATTTTAGTATCTAACTGTCGTTATATGAGTTAAATTGCTCCTGGAGTATTGGAACCTGTGAATTGCTGCATTATAACACCTAAGTTGtatcttttccctttttgtcaTCTGCTTTGTGTTATTGTTTACTAGTTTGCTTGCATTTAAACTAGAATTACTGGGGTTTCTAAAAGTGTGTTATATTGCAGGCACAAGATTTCAAGACACAAGGAACAAAAGTGAGGAGGAAGATGTGGTTGCAGAACATGAAGATAAAGCTTATAGTCCTGGGCATCATTTTTGCCTTGATTATGGTCATAGTTCTTTCAATATGTCATGGCTTCAATTGTCATTAATTGATGGTCATTTATTATAACGGTGGTTATTGAACTACAATTCCTAAACACTTCTAGCAGTAAAATGCCTGATCCttgtaattcaatttttattttttattttttgaatgataTATTTTGCTCTATGCTGTGGAGGTATGATGAAGTGCATAGGTTGCTTGTCATGCTGAGAAGTGACTACTGCTGAAAGCTTCTCCTTGGGAGCTCACATAAAAGATCATTTGAACGACCCGGTGGAAATAGTACATATATAGCTCTATTTTCTGTCTTTTGTTTATGCCTGGCTGCCTCTGAATAATTTACTAGACATTATCAAGAATCAACCAAGTAGTATTTCTCTGTTGTGCAACAACTGGGATTTACTCTACAAATTAAGCCCCAGCAGGATGGttgtttgttgatatttttatacGACCGTGGAAGCTTTGTGTAATGTTTAGCGTAGTTTTGGGTTGAGCATAGATCTTCCGTTTGTGAGGGTAGTTGAGTTTTTCACGCATATTAAACATGTGGTTCCTCTCTATCTTTGTACTGTACCGTATCTTCTGGGTGCTATTCCTTAGCAGACACCGATAGAATAGGTGTTAATTTCTCAATCATAAGAATCAAGCAGTATACGCCGTACCTTTTACCTCAAGGTAAGTAAAACTGAAGGCTTTCCAATGCAATATGCCATATACAATAGACACGAGTAGAAATTTGATTTCTCCGGTTctgtttttattcttatttgagACATTCTTCAGTTAACAAATATTGAATCCGGTATGGCTATAGaggattatatttttaaagattttaagGAAGTTATCATCTTGAAATCCCTGGGGTAGATATTCAAAAGAGAGTACCAGAACATgaacaaaaatcaaaaataaacaaatgattAGACATTTTAAGATAAACAAAAGAATATGGTCTAAATTGCACTTGAACTTGGTTTTCACATATAATGATGCTGGAAAACAAGACAACCCGTCGATGCAACAAGCCATAATAATTTCATGCTTTTTTTAGACAGACACTGGACAAAAGAAAACCATTATGCCAAGGCCGCGTTTATGGTATAGCAAACTAGAGATCCAACCAACAACTAAGCCTGGTTGTTATTGCCACCCCTTGGACGGTTGCCCATCCGTCCACGTCCACCACCATAACCATAACCTCTGCCACCTCCACCCCTGACTCTTCCATATCCAGAATCTGACACCATAACACAAAGATATTAGGAACCAAAAATGCATTCATAACATGATAAAAGCTAGTAAGGGGGAGAAGAAAACAATGAGCTATCCATGCTTACCACGATATCCCCAGCCACCACGGCCTCCACCTCGCCCCCAGTTTGAGTACCCaccattttctatcaaaatGAAACAATATACATCAATGCCAGTTAAGCGTTGGAGcctccaaacaaaaaaaaaatactttgggTAAGGAAGAATACCTTGATAGTTATCATATCCATCTTGGTAATTTGTATATCCACCTCTGTTCCAACCACGTCCCCTGCCTCTACCACGCCCTCGGCCTCGACCACGACCTCGGTCATATGAATCTAAATCAAGTTATGGTAATTTTTGAGGATGTAGCCAAATTTCACATGAATCATTCTTATATAACTATTCTGTTAGTTAGCAGGTTATTACCTTCATTACCAGCATTGAAAACTGCTTGTGCTTGTCTAGGTGGTGGTTGCTGCTGTCGAGGCTGGTAACTATAACGTGGGGCgtagttgttgttattgttgtagtAATTAGTCTGCTGAATATCAGAAGGTGCTTGATACCTATGAACATGAACTTACATAAGATGTTCTGTAAATCAAGCAAACCATAGAGAAGGGATATTTCTTCGAGAAGACTCGAAAAGAGAGAAGGAATGATCACAATAAACCATGACTCAATGAAGTAAGATAAATTTGCACTCGAGTAAGCATGTTAAGGTCTGAAAGAACatcctaattaaaaaaaactacagCAAAGGGTTACCCTGGAGAGTCCTTGTTCAGTTCTGTTGTTGACAAGGTGATTGAAATCATTGAGACATGCCGAGTCTGCTCCACACTTTTACAAAGAAAACCAACATTAACAAGAATTAGAACCACAACTATGCAATTTGCACCCAATTGTAGAATAAAAGGTAAACCTTGGACTTATCCCACATGATAGGCAGTTAGGAACAAACAAATTTGAGAAAGATAGCAAGACTTCAAAACTTACGGCAATAGGCCCTCTTCAATAGGTTCCCATACATCTGTGATGCTCACTGAGCTGATAGCAGCATCTTGATGCAGACGAGGAATTCTTCTCTGAACAATGAATTACATCTGAATATGGTAAATATAGAAAGTGTactgaagaaaaaaagaagaagcaggCAAGCTACCTTAATGATCTCTGCAACAGCTACAGTCTTGCTTATTGCCTGACCCATTGCTTTCAAAATGATCTCTTTCCCACTCCTCTCCTGAATAGCCAATAGTCATAAAACTTTCTATTAGCCACTTCTGAAAAGTTTCTGGTTACAGTTTACATCAGACCTCCGACcaaaaaatgagaaagataTAATCTGCTATGCAGCTTCAACCCTCAACCTTAGGGATGGAATGAATTATCAAAAGATCATATCGCTACAAGCCTACAAGTCTTTCTTGCTTGGAGTAAGGCAACAGCAGAGCAATTGAATATACGAAACACACAAGAAAGATTCCCAGAGCCGTTATGCCACTCCATTTGAACCATCAAAACAGCCTCAGCTTAGGATCTTACTCATTCTTGTCTGACCACATATACAACACCAGACTATTCTCTGTATAGAAGTTTTGGATAAATCTTATTATCTAGCTGTGCTATTAAGATGTAACTTCTACAATGTGTTGAACAACCATTACAACCACTAGTTTCCTGTGCCCGAGCAAATTCTTGAAATCCTCTTTGCACTAAGTATTAAtgcagaaataaaaataaagttgcAATAACAGAGACAATATGCATGTATGATCACTAATTCTTCTAGGCACAGGTCATGAATACTCTCAACTGATTGTTGTCATGTTAAAGTAACAAACATAAGACTGCATATTGACAGCAAAAGACATATGCACATTGACTCTGTTTTAATAGAACTACTTGGTGCAAATACTACTTTAGTATGCACGACCACGAGAACTCCAAAAGGTACGAATAGTTTGTAGCATCATCCTACAAACACAGAGTGATTTGCACTCACATAGACCACACTATTTCACAGCTTAAGCATAAAAATCTTAGTCCACATATTACATTGTCAACAAAGGCACACAAAATATAAATGCATGCAATCATCcaaaccaaaaataataatacctCCAGGGCCAAAAAGCCAAACACTATAACACTGTTGGTAAATGATTCCACAAGTATCCCCAAAAAACATCAATCCAATCAATCAAACAACACCAATTCATCGGGCAGCAAAAAAATAGctgaagaaacaaaaaagtttcactttctGGAATGCCCCTGTGAACAACCAATGGAAACCTATATATACATGCATAACAATTATACCAAAAACACAGTCAAAACTGCCACAATAAAAGAAGAAGCAGTCCAGTGCGCTAAAGCTACAACCCGAGACATTTTGGTCACATGACAACAACTTTACCAGttacgaaaaaaaaaaaaagagtgagtGTTATACCTGAAGCAGACTAGTAGCATAGCTGATGTAGTTTCTAACAAGTCCCTGTGAAGTAATTCTGATCTCATTCTCGTTAATGGGTAATTCAGGCTTAGGTTTCTCTACTTTTTGGTACCTATCCATtttttctgataaacaaaaaccctaaaaccctcttcttcttcttcttcagagAAACAACTGTAAACCCTTAACAGAAACAGCGGCAGTAGCCAATTGTTTGTTTTGTTATCAGGTGAATTTTTGGGCTTATTTTGAGGCCCGAAATTTAACGGGTCACGAAGTTGGATAGTTTATACAAATAACCCCTTTTTTAGGTCATGAGTTAGATTTTGGGttcttaaatttaaaacttgGATAAATAAAGTCAGACAAGAATTGTGGTGGAGCGGAGAGTTTTACTCCTATGGAATTTTCTggcataaattcaaatttaatcgggctataatatacatatcaaaCATCGAAtgaaaaattagtttttgaaaattattcttCTAGATAATTGTAGATTCTAATCTTATGTTTCctacttatatttttatgaatctCATCGTCTAATATTTGAATAACCATATTTTAAGCTATTAtctaacttctaaaattcagtttgcttaaaaataattagattttaataaaataatcaaattttcaGTCACACGCCATTGGAgcttaataaaaaatgatttaacttCAATtctataattcttttgttttgcCGTATATAGCTTGAATTGTATGATCTCAAAATCGAGCATCTGTTTACTTTCCTATATGCTTTTTCACCTTTTTTAGatccaaaaaagaagaaaaataaattggataacttaaaaaaaaaaattaatgagcaCAATATGAAAAAGGTATATCATCTATAATTTGCATATATAATTTGGGAACAGTAAAAAGTACAAAATACATATTTCTAAACGTACATATACTATTATGAGTGAAAAAACCATCCAAAAAATCTAGATTCGCAACGTAAGGCTTGTTACAGAGAAATCGCTCCGAATCCGCTATAAATTTCTCTATTCCAAAAGCTCAAACTCGAGAAAAGATCTCATTTATTCCCACCATGCATCTTGCTTGCAGGTGAATTTAAATTCACACCATAGACCCACTAGCTAATGCTCTTTAGCATGAGTTTTCTCTTATTTAAATCTCAAGTCTGATGTTTCTTATCCATCTAACCACACTCTCCACGCGATAAACTTCAAATTCTTGCACCAACAAGGATGTTGTCAAGTGAAACATTTGAACAAAAGCTAATCACTCTATGAAACTTACTAGCATTTGGTGGCAAATTAGGCAACTTTCTCCAACTACACATCCTAAAATCATTACTAAATTCACAAACACAAGCAGTGTAATTCTTATGATGTTCTTCATTGTAAACATAAACAAGATTCCCCAATCCAACACATTTCAAACTAGCAAATTTGTCATCTTCATCACTATCAAACAAACAATACATCAATGCTTGAGGCATTATAGCAAGTTCACTAAACTCCATTGTTTCCTCATCAACCTTCCATAGAACAAAATTTGGTCCATTTGTTGAATTACATAATCCACCTAAAACTAAACAATCTTGACAAGATACCAAGAATGAGAACAAAATCCCAGGTGGTCTAAGTGTTTGTACCTGACTCCACAAATGTTCATCCAAATTCAAACATGtaataaaacaagaatatataccaaaaacaTAGTAGAATTTATCTCTTAACAAGGCTGAACATAACCACTGTGATGAATTCCCTGACCTAAAATCTGCAGGCAAAGGTGGGCACAATTCCCAATAATCAAGATTTGGGTTATAAATCTCAACAGCCAATCTATCCTCAACATCAACTAAACCACCAACAAATCTAACCCCACCAACAACAATGAATTTTGGATTTAACCCTTTATTGTAAACACCCACAAGAGGATTACACCTGGAGAACCTCAAAGGACTTGTTTGGACCCAAATTCCATTGAAAATAGGCTTAAAACTGAAATTTTCTGAAGTTGTAGCAAAGAAAAAACCATTTGAACCAAAAAAGAAATCTTGGGACAAAAGGGTTGAAGTGGGAAGTGAGAACCATTCATTAGCATCTGGGTCATAAGCAAATGGTTGATTACTGTTGTAAAAAATACTGTTTTGGCCACAGAGAAAAAGCCATGGCTGCTTTTTTGTAGCAGAGATTTTGGTagtgaaagaagaagaagtgaTTATGGAATTCCAGATCTTGCATACAGAGGAAGCAACAATTATAGAACGAATTGGGAGGTATGACAGGATTTTTTCAGTAAGATCTGAAGAAAGAAAAtcccaattttttattttttggtcattttgaaCATTGAGTTTTTGAATACAAATGGATTCTTCCATTCTTTTTTATTGAAGGGttttgaaaaaagatttttttttttttaatgatttgataTAGTGTGTAGGATCTTAGTTTAGATTTTATACAAAGAAATGTGAGGAGTAGTTGGTTTTCCTACTTTGTTGCATAGTGACAACTgaaaaaacaaacatataaagAGTTGGAAAAA
Proteins encoded in this region:
- the LOC101245178 gene encoding uncharacterized protein, with translation MDRYQKVEKPKPELPINENEIRITSQGLVRNYISYATSLLQERSGKEIILKAMGQAISKTVAVAEIIKRRIPRLHQDAAISSVSITDVWEPIEEGLLPVEQTRHVSMISITLSTTELNKDSPGYQAPSDIQQTNYYNNNNNYAPRYSYQPRQQQPPPRQAQAVFNAGNEDSYDRGRGRGRGRGRGRGRGWNRGGYTNYQDGYDNYQENGGYSNWGRGGGRGGWGYRDSGYGRVRGGGGRGYGYGGGRGRMGNRPRGGNNNQA
- the LOC101245471 gene encoding vesicle-associated membrane protein yields the protein MGQQSLIYSFVARGTVILAEYTEFTGNFTSIASQCLQKLPASNNKFTYNCDGHTFNYLVDDGFTYCVVAVESVGRQVPIAFLERVKDDFTKKYGGGKAATAVANSLNKEFGPKIKEQMQYCVDHPEEINKLAKVKAQVSEVKGVMMENIEKVLDRGEKIELLVDKTENLRSQAQDFKTQGTKVRRKMWLQNMKIKLIVLGIIFALIMVIVLSICHGFNCH
- the LOC101244884 gene encoding F-box/kelch-repeat protein At3g24760, which produces MEESICIQKLNVQNDQKIKNWDFLSSDLTEKILSYLPIRSIIVASSVCKIWNSIITSSSFTTKISATKKQPWLFLCGQNSIFYNSNQPFAYDPDANEWFSLPTSTLLSQDFFFGSNGFFFATTSENFSFKPIFNGIWVQTSPLRFSRCNPLVGVYNKGLNPKFIVVGGVRFVGGLVDVEDRLAVEIYNPNLDYWELCPPLPADFRSGNSSQWLCSALLRDKFYYVFGIYSCFITCLNLDEHLWSQVQTLRPPGILFSFLVSCQDCLVLGGLCNSTNGPNFVLWKVDEETMEFSELAIMPQALMYCLFDSDEDDKFASLKCVGLGNLVYVYNEEHHKNYTACVCEFSNDFRMCSWRKLPNLPPNASKFHRVISFCSNVSLDNILVGARI